The following proteins come from a genomic window of Sebastes fasciatus isolate fSebFas1 chromosome 6, fSebFas1.pri, whole genome shotgun sequence:
- the ydjc gene encoding carbohydrate deacetylase, translated as MPQPRMMLVVTGDDFGYCPRRNQGIVDCFQAGGISNVSLLVNASAAKEAADLAKRHNIPIGLHANLSEGIPVCQSLQQASTLINQRGFFLGKIGFRQALERGQLCLKQVELELRAQIRLFRELTGHLPHHMDGHQHVHVLPEVCEVFAQVLSDLKIPYTRVPVEPGLHKCPALPAHLHRFYTQVEKDALDSIPVFTRYGIRWPDVYLGLTTMGQNMSIPNLQRALSHALAAGSSSGTTSSSASGSNQPVVTAELMVHPGYPSHPQEGGCGEGPDDFSQSADRQHELSVLRDPSLLALYSQERVQLCAFKDI; from the exons ATGCCTCAGCCCAGAATGATGCTGGTGGTGACGGGAGATGACTTTGGCTACTGTCCCAGGAGAAATCAGGGGATTGTGGACTGCTTCCAGGCTGGAGGCATTTCCAATGTGTCACTGCTGGTTAACGCCTCTGCTGCCAAAGAGGCAGCAGATCTGGCTAAAAG GCACAACATCCCCATCGGCCTCCATGCCAACCTGTCCGAAGGCATTCCAGTGTGTCAGAGCCTCCAACAGGCCTCCACGCTGATAAACCAGCGTGGCTTCTTCCTTGGGAAGATAGGCTTCCGTCAGGCCCTGGAGAGAGGTCAGCTCTGCTTGAAACAG GTGGAGCTCGAGTTGAGGGCCCAAATCAGGCTGTTCAGGGAACTGACGGGTCACCTGCCCCACCACATGGACGGACACCAACACGTCCATGTACTGCCAG aggtgtgtgaggtgTTTGCTCAGGTCCTGTCAGATCTCAAGATTCCATACACTCGTGTTCCAGTGGAGCCGGGTTTACACAAGTGCCCAGCGCTGCCAGCACACCTCCACAGGTTCTACACACAGGTGGAGAAGGATGCTCTGGACTCCATCCCGGTCTTCACACGCTACGGAATCAG GTGGCCAGATGTGTACCTGGGATTGACCACCATGGGCCAGAACATGTCCATCCCCAACCTGCAGAGGGCGCTCAGCCACGCCTTGGCTGCGGGGTCCTCTTCAGGCACTACCTCCAGCAGCGCATCAGGCTCTAATCAGCCTGTGGTCACAGCAGAGCTCATGGTCCACCCGGGTTACCCCAGTCACCCCCAGGAAGGAGGCTGCGGCGAGGGCCCCGACGACTTCTCCCAGTCGGCCGACAGACAGCACGAGCTGAGCGTGCTCAGAGACCCGTCCCTACTGGCCCTGTACAGCCAGGAGAGAGTGCAGCTCTGTGCCTTTAAAGACATCTGA
- the ube2l3b gene encoding ubiquitin-conjugating enzyme E2 L3b has translation MAASRRLAKELEEIKRSGMKNFRNIQVEESNLLSWQGLIVPDNPPYDKGAFRIEIIFPTEYPFKPPKITFKTKIYHPNIDEKGQVCLPVISAENWKPATKTDQVIQSLIALVNDPQPEHPLRADLAEEYSKDRKKFLKNAEEFTKKHGEKRPTD, from the exons ATGGCGGCGAGCAGGAGGCTGGCCAAG GAACTTGAAGAGATTAAGAGGTCTGGAATGAAAAACTTCAGAAACATTCAAGTTGAGGAATCAAACCTATTGTCATGGCAAGGGCTCATCGTTCCT GACAACCCTCCTTATGACAAAGGTGCGTTCAGAATCGAAATCATTTTCCCCACCGAGTACCCCTTCAAGCCTCCCAAGATCACATTCAAGACAAAGATCTATCACCCCAACATCGATGAGAAGGGCCAGGTGTGCTTGCCTGTGATCAGTGCAGAGAACTGGAAGCCTGCCACCAAAACTGACCAAG TAATTCAGTCCCTCATTGCGCTGGTGAACGACCCCCAGCCGGAGCATCCCCTTAGGGCAGACCTTGCAGAAGAATACTCAAAGGACCGTAAAAAATTCTTGAAGAACGCTGAAGAGTTTACAAAGAAACACGGCGAAAAGCGGCCAACTGACTGA
- the pias2 gene encoding E3 SUMO-protein ligase PIAS2 isoform X1 gives MTGTARWRAVESFGSQSCNADFSLLTGETAAWHDSKASMNLQQPAPLIPPVHPDVQMKPLPFYDVLDVLIKPSSLGASPAQRYHQEKYFIFALTPQQVREVCISRDFLPGGRRDYMVQIQLRFCLSETSCPQEDNYPNSLCIKVNGKLFPLPGYAPPPKNGVEQKRPGRPLNITSLVRLSSAVPNQISVTWAPEIGKTYSMSVYLVRQLTSPLLLQRLRMKGIRNPDHSRALIKEKLTADPDSEIATTSLRVSLMCPLGKMRLTVPCRAVTCSHLQCFDAALYLQMNEKKPTWICPVCDKKAAYESLIIDGLFLEILNDCSDVDEIKFQEDGTWCPMRPKKEAVKVPSQSIPKIETSAPLRQSSVVPHSTEPSTIKKADVIDLTLESSSSSSDEEDTDPPLKKRCVYICKNEEMHAKGVLTYQPTVRVPNVQTLDPSYLTSTLADYAVPFHPSTLATIPTEMQSLDLFSLIQADTQIYRPQMFLDNLTSSMQSTASASTSSALVSSSSSHYDTSSHAASSIHETRVITGGGGAGGGTDSSISDIISLD, from the exons ATGACCGGAACAGCAAGATGGCGGGCGGTGGAGAGTTTCGG GAGTCAGTCCTGTAACGCAGACTTCAGCCTGTTGACTGGTGAAACAGCCGCGTGGCACGACTCCAAAGCCAGCATGAATCTCCAGCAGCCAGCACCTCTCATCCCCCCCGTCCACCCTGATGTGCAGATGAAGCCCCTGCCCTTCTATGATGTGTTGGACGTCCTAATCAAACCTTCAAGTCTAG GAGCGAGTCCTGCACAGAGGTACCACCAAGAAAAATATTTCATCTTTGCCTTGACACCACAGCAAGTTCGTGAAGTATGCATATCCAG GGACTTTCTACCAGGTGGTAGAAGGGACTACATGGTTCAGATTCAACTGAG GTTTTGCTTGTCAGAGACAAGTTGCCCTCAAGAGGATAATTACCCAAACAGTCTTTGTATAAAGGTCAACGGGAAACTTTTTCCTTTGCCA GGTTATGCACCACCACCAAAAAACGGTGTGGAACAGAAGAGACCAGGAAGACCTCTGAACATTACCTCCCTTGTCCGACTCTCCTCTGCAGTACCCAATCAGATTTCAGTGACATGGGCACCTGAAATTGGAAAA ACCTATTCTATGTCTGTGTACCTGGTGAGGCAGCTGACATCACCACTGCTCCTGCAGAGGCTGAGGATGAAGGGCATCAGAAACCCAGACCACTCCAGAGCACTAA ttaaagagaagctgacagcAGATCCAGACAGCGAGATTGCTACAACAAGCCTTCGAGTCTCACTTATGTGCCCG CTGGGTAAGATGCGACTGACGGTGCCATGCCGGGCGGTGACCTGCTCTCACCTGCAGTGTTTCGATGCTGCCCTCTACCTGCAGATGAATGAGAAGAAACCCACCTGGATCTGTCCTGTGTGTGACAAGAAGGCTGCATACGAGAGTCTTATCATTGACGG TTTATTCTTGGAGATCCTGAATGACTGCTCAGATGTGGATGAAATCAAGTTCCAGGAGGACGGAACCTGGTGTCCCATGAGACCAAAGAAAGAGGCCGTCAAAGTCCCCTCGCAGTCAATTCCAAAAATTGAGA CTTCAGCTCCTTTACGCCAGTCTTCAGTGGTCCCCCATTCTACTGAGCCCAGCACCATCAAGAAGGCTGATGTGATCGATCTGACCCTGgaaagctcctcctcctcctctgatgaAGAGGACACAGACCCTCCGCTGAAGAAACGCTGCGTTTACATTTGCAAGAATGAGGAGATGCATGCGAAGGG AGTGTTGACCTACCAGCCCACTGTGCGCGTGCCAAACGTCCAGACCCTGGACCCGTCGTATCTGACCTCTACGCTTGCTGACTATGCAGTCCCcttccacccatccaccctggcCACCATCCCAACAGAAATGCAGA GTCTGGATTTGTTTTCCTTAATTCAAGCAGATACTCAG ATTTACCGGCCACAGATGTTCCTGGACAACCTCACAAGCAGCATGCAAAGCACAGCTTCAGCCAGCACCAGTTCGGCACTGGTTTCCTCCTCGAGCAGCCACTATGACACCAGCAGCCACGCTGCCAGCTCCATCCACGAGACTCGGGTCATCACGGGAGGAGGGGGCGCTGGAGGAGGGACTGACAGCAGCATATCAGATATCATTTCACTAGACTGA
- the pias2 gene encoding E3 SUMO-protein ligase PIAS2 isoform X2 → MNLQQPAPLIPPVHPDVQMKPLPFYDVLDVLIKPSSLGASPAQRYHQEKYFIFALTPQQVREVCISRDFLPGGRRDYMVQIQLRFCLSETSCPQEDNYPNSLCIKVNGKLFPLPGYAPPPKNGVEQKRPGRPLNITSLVRLSSAVPNQISVTWAPEIGKTYSMSVYLVRQLTSPLLLQRLRMKGIRNPDHSRALIKEKLTADPDSEIATTSLRVSLMCPLGKMRLTVPCRAVTCSHLQCFDAALYLQMNEKKPTWICPVCDKKAAYESLIIDGLFLEILNDCSDVDEIKFQEDGTWCPMRPKKEAVKVPSQSIPKIETSAPLRQSSVVPHSTEPSTIKKADVIDLTLESSSSSSDEEDTDPPLKKRCVYICKNEEMHAKGVLTYQPTVRVPNVQTLDPSYLTSTLADYAVPFHPSTLATIPTEMQSLDLFSLIQADTQIYRPQMFLDNLTSSMQSTASASTSSALVSSSSSHYDTSSHAASSIHETRVITGGGGAGGGTDSSISDIISLD, encoded by the exons ATGAATCTCCAGCAGCCAGCACCTCTCATCCCCCCCGTCCACCCTGATGTGCAGATGAAGCCCCTGCCCTTCTATGATGTGTTGGACGTCCTAATCAAACCTTCAAGTCTAG GAGCGAGTCCTGCACAGAGGTACCACCAAGAAAAATATTTCATCTTTGCCTTGACACCACAGCAAGTTCGTGAAGTATGCATATCCAG GGACTTTCTACCAGGTGGTAGAAGGGACTACATGGTTCAGATTCAACTGAG GTTTTGCTTGTCAGAGACAAGTTGCCCTCAAGAGGATAATTACCCAAACAGTCTTTGTATAAAGGTCAACGGGAAACTTTTTCCTTTGCCA GGTTATGCACCACCACCAAAAAACGGTGTGGAACAGAAGAGACCAGGAAGACCTCTGAACATTACCTCCCTTGTCCGACTCTCCTCTGCAGTACCCAATCAGATTTCAGTGACATGGGCACCTGAAATTGGAAAA ACCTATTCTATGTCTGTGTACCTGGTGAGGCAGCTGACATCACCACTGCTCCTGCAGAGGCTGAGGATGAAGGGCATCAGAAACCCAGACCACTCCAGAGCACTAA ttaaagagaagctgacagcAGATCCAGACAGCGAGATTGCTACAACAAGCCTTCGAGTCTCACTTATGTGCCCG CTGGGTAAGATGCGACTGACGGTGCCATGCCGGGCGGTGACCTGCTCTCACCTGCAGTGTTTCGATGCTGCCCTCTACCTGCAGATGAATGAGAAGAAACCCACCTGGATCTGTCCTGTGTGTGACAAGAAGGCTGCATACGAGAGTCTTATCATTGACGG TTTATTCTTGGAGATCCTGAATGACTGCTCAGATGTGGATGAAATCAAGTTCCAGGAGGACGGAACCTGGTGTCCCATGAGACCAAAGAAAGAGGCCGTCAAAGTCCCCTCGCAGTCAATTCCAAAAATTGAGA CTTCAGCTCCTTTACGCCAGTCTTCAGTGGTCCCCCATTCTACTGAGCCCAGCACCATCAAGAAGGCTGATGTGATCGATCTGACCCTGgaaagctcctcctcctcctctgatgaAGAGGACACAGACCCTCCGCTGAAGAAACGCTGCGTTTACATTTGCAAGAATGAGGAGATGCATGCGAAGGG AGTGTTGACCTACCAGCCCACTGTGCGCGTGCCAAACGTCCAGACCCTGGACCCGTCGTATCTGACCTCTACGCTTGCTGACTATGCAGTCCCcttccacccatccaccctggcCACCATCCCAACAGAAATGCAGA GTCTGGATTTGTTTTCCTTAATTCAAGCAGATACTCAG ATTTACCGGCCACAGATGTTCCTGGACAACCTCACAAGCAGCATGCAAAGCACAGCTTCAGCCAGCACCAGTTCGGCACTGGTTTCCTCCTCGAGCAGCCACTATGACACCAGCAGCCACGCTGCCAGCTCCATCCACGAGACTCGGGTCATCACGGGAGGAGGGGGCGCTGGAGGAGGGACTGACAGCAGCATATCAGATATCATTTCACTAGACTGA